The nucleotide window GGTCCCCCAGATGGTAAATACTTTAGGATTCTGGTAGCCCCATGCAGCGCTAAGCCTTAGATAAAGTTTGAATCTGCTTAATTTAGCCTTAACACCAAGTCCCCAGGTCCCCTGCGATACAGGAGCAATGTCTGTATGCCAGCCCGGCTCCCCGGTTCTGCCATCCCAGAAATAATGTAATTCTCCTCCCCACCCAATAGGTGCATCGCTGGCCAGGCTGTATTTATAGAATTTTTTGTAATCCAGCATGGTTTCAAATAGCGGCGTCAATGTTTTAAACAAGGTGTCAGACTTATTGCCGAACTTATCTGTTGTATAAATACCAAATTGAGTAGGCTTTGAATCGAAACCACGAACTGAAAAATTGATGTTTTGAGTAGAAATATTTACCGGATCTTTTTCTTCAAACTTATTGGTTTCAGAATTGAAAAAGACAACATGCATAGAAAGCGGCGCTTTAAATGCATTAGCTCCGCTTATGTTGACACCACCAAAATCTGGGGTTAGTTCCAACTGACTGTTTACCACCTGGAATTTAGGGGTCAGAGGATTGACTTTTACCTTTATAGGATCTGATTTTACTTCAGCCCTGCTAACAGTGTACAGTGTGATTTCATATTCCTTACTTTCTGCAAAGCCGTCTACTTTTATGGTATCGGTATAATAGCTGGACTTTGTTTGTCTCGGCTTATTCTCATCAATTTTATATTCGGCAAGTACATATAACAGGTTTGGATTTTTCGGAAGCGTATAAATGATATGAGCGCTACCATTGGAGTTTTCTACCCTGATATTAGTTA belongs to Niabella yanshanensis and includes:
- a CDS encoding DUF4959 domain-containing protein yields the protein MKNKIFTLNLLVLFTATLLFGISACQKNASNNNPVSTDGTKPDPVTNIRVENSNGSAHIIYTLPKNPNLLYVLAEYKIDENKPRQTKSSYYTDTIKVDGFAESKEYEITLYTVSRAEVKSDPIKVKVNPLTPKFQVVNSQLELTPDFGGVNISGANAFKAPLSMHVVFFNSETNKFEEKDPVNISTQNINFSVRGFDSKPTQFGIYTTDKFGNKSDTLFKTLTPLFETMLDYKKFYKYSLASDAPIGWGGELHYFWDGRTGEPGWHTDIAPVSQGTWGLGVKAKLSRFKLYLRLSAAWGYQNPKVFTIWGTDKTNPVDIALPNASILGQTIGDWTSMGTYTYPNPPSGLPANQANSQDMQYMADGVDFNVPLDAIPTRFIRFVVNQTWGGISYTNAQEITLYGSPQ